One genomic segment of Arachis duranensis cultivar V14167 chromosome 4, aradu.V14167.gnm2.J7QH, whole genome shotgun sequence includes these proteins:
- the LOC107483336 gene encoding chalcone synthase, producing the protein MANVSEIRKAQRAEGPATIMAIGTATPPNCVDQSTYPDYYFKITNSEHMSDLKKKFQRMCDKSMIKKRYMYLTEEMLKENPNMCAYMAPSLDARQDMVVVEVPRLGKEAATKAIKEWGQPKSKITHLIFCTTSGVDMPGADYRLTKLLGLRPYVKRYMMYQQGCFAGGTVLRLAKDLAENNKGARVLVVCSEITAVTFRGPSETHLDSLVGQALFGDGAAALIVGSDPLPEIEKPIFELVWTAQTLAPDSEGAIDGHLREVGLTFHLLKDVPSIVSKNINKALTEAFDPLGISDYNSIFWIAHPGGPAILDQVEHKLNLKPEKMKATRDVLSNYGNMSSACVLFILDEMRKKSVEEGLKTTGEGLEWGVLFGFGPGLTIETVVLHSVAT; encoded by the exons ATGGCGAATGTATCTGAGATTCGCAAGGCTCAAAGAGCAGAAGGTCCTGCAACTATAATGGCAATTGGAACAGCAACACCACCGAACTGCGTTGATCAAAGCACGTATCCGGATTACTACTTCAAAATCACCAATAGCGAACACATGAGCGACCTTAAGAAAAAGTTCCAACGCATGT GTGATAAGTCAATGATTAAGAAGAGATACATGTACCTAACGGAAGAGATGCTGAAGGAAAACCCTAACATGTGTGCATACATGGCACCCTCATTGGATGCAAGGCAAGACATGGTGGTTGTGGAGGTTCCAAGGCTGGGCAAAGAAGCTGCAACGAAAGCCATCAAGGAATGGGGTCAACCAAAGTCAAAGATAACACACTTGATCTTCTGCACCACCAGCGGCGTCGACATGCCCGGTGCCGATTACCGACTCACCAAACTCTTAGGCCTCCGGCCATACGTCAAGAGGTACATGATGTACCAGCAAGGCTGCTTCGCCGGCGGCACCGTCCTCCGTTTGGCCAAGGACTTGGCGGAGAACAACAAGGGTGCACGTGTTCTTGTTGTTTGTTCTGAGATAACGGCGGTTACATTCCGTGGTCCAAGTGAAACTCACTTGGATAGCCTCGTAGGGCAAGCATTGTTCGGCGACGGAGCCGCCGCGCTTATCGTTGGTTCGGATCCATTGCCGGAGATTGAGAAGCCGATATTTGAGCTTGTTTGGACTGCTCAAACACTTGCACCGGACAGCGAAGGGGCCATTGATGGCCACCTTCGTGAAGTTGGGCTTACTTTCCATCTTCTCAAGGATGTTCCTTCGATTGTTTCAAAGAACATCAACAAGGCACTCACCGAGGCTTTTGATCCATTAGGTATATCTGATTATAACTCGATATTTTGGATTGCGCATCCCGGTGGACCTGCAATTTTGGACCAAGTCGAACACAAGTTGAACCTGAAACCGGAGAAGATGAAAGCCACTAGAGATGTGCTTAGTAATTATGGTAACATGTCAAGTGCATGTGTGCTGTTCATATTGGATGAGATGAGAAAGAAATCGGTTGAAGAAGGACTTAAAACCACCGGTGAAGGACTTGAATGGGGTGTGTTGTTTGGCTTTGGTCCCGGATTAACCATTGAAACTGTTGTTCTGCATAGTGTGGCTACATAA
- the LOC107483305 gene encoding uncharacterized protein LOC107483305, translating into MKLNVDGSVIQPAGSGTCSGLLRNGDGNLVAGFMMKIGRITITFAEIWAIYTGMKLAVELGINSLQIETDSSCALKLIDGSSSSHHHTLSLIRAIEDLRSKMTYVSFKHVAKLISVLMHWQSKLS; encoded by the coding sequence ATGAAGCTAAATGTTGACGGCTCAGTCATCCAACCCGCTGGTTCTGGAACTTGCAGCGGTCTCCTTCGTAATGGAGATGGTAACCTCGTGGCGGGTTTCATGATGAAAATTGGAAGAATCACCATAACATTTGCAGAAATTTGGGCCATCTACACCGGAATGAAGCTAGCAGTGGAGCTGGGAATCAACAGCTTACAGATAGAAACTGATTCTTCCTGTGCGTTGAAATTAATTGACGGGTCATCTAGTAGCCACCATCATACACTTTCTCTGATTAGGGCCATTGAGGATCTCCGCAGCAAAATGACTTATGTGTCGTTTAAGCACGTCGCGAAGCTAATTTCTGTGCTGATGCACTGGCAAAGCAAGCTCAGTTAA